Genomic DNA from Xiphophorus couchianus chromosome 12, X_couchianus-1.0, whole genome shotgun sequence:
GAAGAACACGAGGACATTCTCTGAAGACATGAcgcaaagaaatgttaaaacctCCATGTTCTTTTgtactgttttatgtttttactatgTGGATGTTTCTTAATAAACCAGCACCGggatgtgtgtctgtgtgtacaTTAAAGTGTAATAACACATTTACTCCcatttttagagttttatttgtatggcatCATTTGCATTTTGACAAGTCGTcagaagagcaaaaaaaaaaaaagggataaCAAGGAGTCCCTCATCTGAATTATTTGAGAAAACATGAACGTTTCTTCCTGACAACCAGAAAAGAtattgccattttgtttttacattcatAATGACAGAGACAACCTCATATACagcaaaacatgcagaaactGATAATTCACACAGTGCAAGTATAAATATTTCTCAGTATGTTTGACTAGAAGGGAATTGGATAGGTTCAAAATCAGTAAATCAGAACAAGTGGTTGAATTACATTTACGTAACATTTTCAGTGCATTACATCTTTTCAAAGAAGGTCAAGGTCTGCAGATGTGGACCTCACAAGGTTCTAATTCTTCCACATGTATTTCTCACAGAAGACCTGGttctgcagattaaaaaaaagagaaaataaaaaataccccACAAATCAATCTTTAGACATTTCTTAAGTTAataggaaaaatgacccaatccCACTTTTAGCTTCGGTGCCTGACAAGCAAAAATTTAAACCCGGCTACAAAAGATTGTGTATTTATTGGGatgtgtgacagaccaacacagagtagtTGTAAGAATCTACAACTATTCTGTTGTAGATTAGTAGTtgttattttccttctgtttttgtgaaacagaaggaaaataacaTGTAATAACCTTTCCTGCAAAATCTgcagtgtggcatgcatttgctTTCAGTGCTCTAAACTGCAATTAACTGCCTTTAGTATCTATTTAAATGTGAAGTCACATGCTCTGCTCATTTTATACACGTAAAATGCTGCCGCAGCAACACATGAACAGCATTGTCCACaatgtttaaatgtctgaaaagaaTGTAAAACACTTCTTTTGACTTCCCAATCATGTTTTACCTTGTGCAGGActgtcagataaaatcccaatacACTACATGGAAGCTAatggttgtaacatgaaaaaatgtgaaatttaggATTTTACTCACACCCTTATATGTGCTTATTGCTTTAATCTTATTTATGTGCAGTTATGTGCTgaagatatagatatatatacatatatatatatatacatatatatatatatatatatatatatacatatatatatatatatatatatacagtacagaccaaaagtctggacacaccttctcattgaattcaatgagaaatgtgtccaaacttttggtctgtactgtatatactgtatatataagtGTCAAAATGATCTATAACGGGAAGGTTGATTCAGTAAATTTTTAGGACAGATTACCTTTTTTATTCAGTGCGGTACACTAGCAAAGCCTGGGCAAGCTTTGAAACTCGTTTTTCTTAAACTCAGATCAGCAGTCAACACTAAAAACACAGTGGCATGGAGCTTAATCATTTAAATGGTTGATTTGTACTTACCCCACACTCCTGAgcagtgtttatgtttttgcaccAGTAGTTTGGTCCCCAAGTACAAGGATTACTTCCCAGTGGCTCCAGCTTCTTCGATGAAATGCACAGGCCAGCTttctgcagggaaaaaaaatctcaaaactaTGTGGATGCAATAAAAGGTTTTAGCTGCAGAATTAATTTCtacaaattgatttaaaaacatagcGGGGATGTTAATGAAGTTGCATTTCTTTGAGTTTACATTTCAAtctcctttttatttgtgaacaagTCGCTGTCTTGAGAAAATGACAGCTACTCTTTGTGACTTTTATCTTATTCTTACTTTGCAAACATGAGGAACGTCCATTTGGTTTCCCAAAATCTTCTGCAGCTGAGGCCCATGGATTCTGGTGAAAGCATCACACTGAAAAGAGAGTTCAGAGGTTAAAACGAAGCAGTAAATATAAGAACTCTACGATGACAAAATTCACTAAGATAACTTaaggtttttgtattatttgacAGATGTTAGCAGTCGCTGAAGCTCAGACCTTAGGGACGGCTTTGGGGTGGAGAGCACACACAGACTGGAGGAAAGCAGACGTCTGAGGCTCGGTGGCGTTCAGCCCCAGGTGCAGACGGCTCAGAGCAGCCAGCGTTTGGCAGGAGTCACAGTCAGAGATCAGGTCCACTTCTGGGAAGGACACCACAGCATTGACCACAGTAAGCTTTCAGAAAACCAAAGAACAGTGATCAGTGGACCAAGAAGGtcactgttttcatttaatttacatCACATTGGTAAAATCTGGCCCACTCTGTTTAgcagaattattttaatacagTCACACTAGGGAGTGTACAAGCATGTGCAGCCTATTTAAAGTCACACTAGAATATCtgaatattcatatttttaaccTATCATGAGGTGAACTTGCCGTTCCGCTTTGAATCGTTGATCTGATTCATAACTAAAAGGTCGCTTCAGCTAGCGGTCACATACTGACCGCCACATTTTCTccttcagtattttcttttagaaagcAGAATTCATAGTTCTGCTTTCTAGTGACTCAGATCTTAAAACAGCAGAGGCCCTGTACATAACACTGCCTCCACTGTGTTTGACTTTATGAGGTTCTTTTTCCTAAAAGCTGTGCAGCTTTCACACCTAATGAAACAGTATACTCACATTTACTAAATGGATGAAATGCATGAAAAAGCATAGCTTCTGAAAAGCACCAACTGTAAACAATCACCAGGGAAAGAGATGGTGATGATGGAGCTACTTTGAACTGTatgttctctttgtttttctgtcaacagTCGCATTTGTAGGATTGTGTTATAATCAGGATTATATTATAATGAATGAAATCAATCGGACCCAGTGATCGGATTGCTTTGGatacatttgaattattttaaatgaattttgaaTAAATAGGATTCCATGTTGTATATGAATGAAatctgtttgtcttgtaaaggGCCTTGAGAGTCCATTGTGAATGATGTTGTGAAATAGAAACTTTCACTGGCTCCCACATATCAGAGGTAGAGCCAAAGTGTCTCAAAGTGatcctcattttaatttaaagaatcCATTTCAGATAGCTTGACTTGATAACATGAAACCATGTTGTGTCAGATGTGGAATCAAAATGACCTGACCTGTAGCTGGCTGCGTCTCAAACAAGCAAAGGTGCAACAGAGAGCAGATGGTGTGTGGTGCAGCCGAAGATAAAAGGAACTCAACGATCTCCGCTCCATATTTGTCCACAAAATCGTTACATTGGTCCTTATAGCTGGACGGTATCAGATCACAGACCTCTTCCATGAGCTTCTTCAAAGTTTCCTGCAGGTTGAGAGTGAGAAGATAATGACCCTGCTGCTTTAAGTGTGGGCAGTGGAGATGAAAGTCTCACCTCAGTCATATTTTTAGGCAACATTGTCTCCAGCTTCTTGATAACCATCAAACACAAGGTGCAAACTGGGTTGAATACATCCTAGAAAGAGGAGGAAGGCACATGTTAACTATTATAGGGGAAACCATGGTTTCACTTCTTCTGCCAGTTTCTCTTCTGCTTTCTCTCACTGACTTCAGAGCCAAGTGCAGAGCTGGACGTGTCTTTACTGGGGACATGATGAAGCTGCAGTTCTCTGTCCTTGCGGGTGGCGCAAAGTCCAAAAACCTCACAGATCTCCTCTGGTTTCTGTTAACACAGATGCAGTGTTAagtataataaaacaaacaaaatgtacacTCCAAAACACAAGTAAGGAGAGGTCAAACTCACCCACTGGCTGGATGTGTGCTGCAGGATCTTTGGCAGATGGATTTTCACCTGTGACTCACATTCTGACGCCTGTTCTTCAGGGAGGCGGCGGCACAAACCATGCAAGGCTGTAAATACAGTCACCTGCGAAAGTGTGATAGATAGTTGTTTATGTTACAGCAGAAGTGAAATCACAGTGCCTCCAAAAAATATGAacgcattttttttttccccactttatATCATCCAgcattattgcattttatcaggattttatattttacgCAGCACAAAATTGGGAGACAAAAAGGTGCAGCATCTGTATTGAGCCACCCGATTAAGATTTAGGttttgactttgactggactATTCTAACACCTGTTTATAGAGGGATTGTAatctctgattttaattttaatgcatttttcatCACATTGATGTttgcatttataaatgaatgtattttgaTATTTACCTGCAGCGATGGACccttattttaacaattttaaacCAGCCGATTGTGTTATCTGAACACAATCAGCTGGCTCCTTACCTTGGTGTCTCTGCTGAAAACCATGTTGGCGGACAGCTGGATGATCCGACTGCATTCTGGACACATACCCTGTGTCTGGGTGAAAAACAGAGCATGAAGACCAGCTTATTAATAATGTGTGCAATATGTCGCGATGAAGGTCGCATCTTCCTACCAGAGGTTTTTGTCCAGTCAAAGAATCGAAAATAAACCTGGAGTCTCCTGCAGCGAGGAGAACACAGAGTGAAACAGATGATATGACACCAGTACTGAATATATTATAGATGGCTGGGTTTTTGCAGGTATTGTTCAGCTTGAtcagtaaacaaaaaataaatggcgACCGACTGTGTGTCGGCGCGGAGCAGACATTAAAACCTCACCGGAACACAGAGACGCAGCCAGCACCAGCAGCACGAACCCCGAAGCTGACATGGTTGGAAGGACGGACGGAGATTGACAGAAAAGCTggtgttttctttagaaaaacagCTGTGTTATTGATCGACCGGAAATTTAGCCCCACAGCCTCACCCTATCAGAGCGCGGTCCGTAATGCGCAGGCGCTCTAGTCAACAATAGTATAGAGAGGACAAGGAACGAACATTGTGATAAACTGggaaacataataataataataaaaaatgtttcgtACGATTACTCCATATTATCTCAAATTTAACTCGGGACTCTGGCTTGACCactccaaaatgttaatattgctTTCAGCCAAATATGGTGGTAAAACATAAAAGGGTCTGAGTCATTACGCACTGAACTGTCAACAGCAATGGgacaaaagatttttaaaatagttttttttttttgattcagttttattttaaaaatgtgaatatagttgaaattgtttattatttactcCATAAAGCTGTTTCCtctaagtaaaataaaattaattatcaGAAATTGGGTAGACTATTTCTAATTACAAAGTTTATCATACTAAATTTTGTATTCTCCCGTTTGATGTTATGGAATTTGAActaggaaataataaaaaaaaaagaataagggttttactaaaatataaaaaggcttttttcatgacttccttttaaaaacaaaatacaaatgtgGAGCAGATGTATTTTCCAGCCTGTATTATTTGAACTGAGGCATTTTGAGTAGCATAAAATAGTCTCTCTATTCCGACTGGGAACTACAAGTTTTCAGTGCACACCGACACGGAATCAACAGAGGGAATCGTTTTCAAAGAAGtgaaaatgagctaaaaaacaaacaaacaaacaacaacaacaacaaaaaacaagataacCAATTTATTTCGGTTTTACAGAAAGCCCTCAAAACTCAGCGCTAGATGGCAGCAGAGTAAGGAAAActttttgttgggttttctgCTGTAAATGAACCTACATGACCTGAAGACACATGACCAAACTCTAGGAACATGAAATACAATGTTCTGCATTCCTAGAGAGCAGCTGAACAAATGGGATGTGTTGACTGACAgcacattaatttaattatagTGCAAATACTGCAAATAATAACAAGCAATATCATTTTgaagcacctttttttttttaactactgaGGACATATTTACTGACACCTCTGGTAAAAACATGTAGATATTTTATTACTGAAATATAATTtagactgaaaaaaattatctcagtgaggaggaagaaaatcccatataaagaaaaatgttccacACAACCTCCTGTTGTGTTCATGGCACCCTTAGAAATGAACTCCAATTAAAAGAAggattgtttgtttatttatacttttaaactgtttaaagttGTGTTGGGATTTTCTGCTTCACAAACGTAACAAGTGTAGTTTTTTAAAACCTAACTGGGACACTAACTGGAATATTGTGCTTTAATCCAGTTTACTGTTGAGCTTTTCGACAACAAACATGGAGGTTGGTGTGAGGTAAAGGTTGATTAAAAACTAGTCCTCAGTGTTAGGTTTGGTGAGGGAttagtgatgctgtgggctgtGTTCTCTTCTAAAAGCACTGTGAAACTTTTTAGAGTATGGTCTCATGaactctttaaaatatttgaaaaaaaaaaaagggttggGTTGACGTTGCAAAATAGCTCATCAGACAAGATGTTTTCCTTTGctggtctgaactttgacttcCGAATTCACAGTAATGCATAATTGTTGTGCAGTTATGCAAGTGATGTCTAATTAATGCTTCTTATAAATGGTGCTGCAGTGAGGAGGTGTGCCTGttctattttctgttaaaacattCCAGCTCACTGTTGCATCTTCAAAATCTCAAATACAGGAAGgacaaaaacattgaacaaaGAATTTTGatcagttatatttatttgtttgccttaatcacaacagaaacaatCTCAATCACAGATTCTTTGatcctttaaatattttcttcaaatcaTATCAAAAAACATTGGCAAAGAGAGATTCCCccaaagttcaaattaaaatactGGATGGACTTGAATGAAGGAGGTGTTTTTCTATATCCTAGTCTGCTGCTAAATGATTATtcgtaataaaaaaaacaaacaagaaagaaaacaaacaaaacaaaataaaaaaaatccccagaaGAAATGCCATTCATCATTATCACTCTGCTGGGAATCTAATGATGACAGAAGCTTTTCAGAAGCCTGTTGTTCTGTGAGGGAACCAGACAGACAAGTTGCAGACAATCAGGAAGATGAATGGTAAATGGACGATAAATAACCGTAAGCTCATTGTTCAAGACTCTCGCACTTCCTGAAGAGAAGCATATGCCTTTTATATTACAACATTATATTTAAATCCTCCTCTTATGTAATGACAGACAACTAAGCTGACAGGTGGTCTCTGTCTGCTCCCTGCTGCTTCACCTTCAGTGAAGTCGACTCGCATGTTCCTCTTAAAGCATTCATCGCTCACATTTCTCCAGTATCACCAGTTTCtcctgtttatttgttttgttaagtttGGACTCTTCTTTATTGCTGCATTTAGGTTATCAACACAAAAGTCTCCACAGAGTCCACTGCAGAActttaaatgtacaattttccAGGTGGCTCCAAAAAAACTGGCCTGACCAGAACCATGCTGACCATCTGTTGAGATGATGGGAGGCATCAGTCCATACGACCTGAAGGCCGCTGTTAAAGCACCCGGCGCATTCATTACTCCGCAGCTGAACCACAGgctgatgcagtaattcatgcaaaatgagGCCCAGcacattaaaatgaacacacttttcagaggtcttatatttaagttaaaagtatcatttaaaaaaaaataaaaactgatctCATGTAATATCCTTACTTACTGAAATGCATAATTTTTGTCAGCGTtacaagaagaaaatattgaaatatttcattctaCATATATGAATTTGTGGTTATTATGAGTATCACTTCATGAAACGAGTCACAAAATATTGAACcttttctaaatataattttttttagatgcaccTGCACATCCATGCAGGCAGTTGTGGAAACACATGGATCGATTTACAATGTTTCACATGTACATAATAACTCAAAGGCACAATTGAAGCCAGATGAAAATTAAGTACAGTAATATAAATAAGAAGgcaaattaatgtattttattcacatatataTGAATTATATATTATTACAGTGGCTCTTTCATCATGTATTTAGCTCAGTAGTTCTTCTCCCTACTTTCCTTCTAACATTattatttcataacatttttatttagcacaACTCTATGTATGCGCTGAAGAAAATGACTGAGATTAAATAGTGAAACAAACAAGGAAATATgcgatttatttttctatttaacatCAGACATGGTCATGGGACCGAAACTGACTGATTTGGACATTTTAGTAATTTAAGAAGCTACGTACTTTCCATGAGCATctattcagagaaaaaaaacaaccaccaaTTCCAGTTAAAAGTTATTCAGAGAAACCTTACCTTCTTTGAAAGAAACATCTTATTTTCTCCTGTAACCCCTCaggttatatatatatcactCTTTTCTCCCACActccttaaacattttcttaaatacaatGCATTGTAGCTCTTTTCACCTTAAACAGTAGTAATCACGTTTTCTTAACTTGGTTAATGTTTTACACTCACATATTGTTATTTACTACCGGCAGTAAATGCATCCGTTTTACTTGGCTCTACCTTACTGGTCAGTCAAGGGCAAAATCAAGTTTAAgcaatttgattggttgtgatGGACTGGGGTGAGGACGGTACTGGAGGTGTACGTGCCGCTGCTACGCACAGTCAGTTGGCCGGCGGCCGTTCATGGACGAGGTTGGAGCTGTGCCGCTGTggactattatttttttttattgctaaccTGTTGGAGCTACCAACTTTTCCTGAACGTTTTGCTTGGTTTTTCGAGCCACGGATCCGGACCACACTCAACGTTTTGCTTGAATTTTGGAGCTGCAGATCCGAACCTCGCTCGTGAGCCGGAACGGACGGTGGGACCGAAGTTGGAGCGGTTTTATTGCCGTTCGGCTAAAACTGGTAATCCATGGTGGGGTGAGTAACCCATTCC
This window encodes:
- the sftpbb gene encoding surfactant protein Bb; translation: MSASGFVLLVLAASLCSGDSRFIFDSLTGQKPLTQGMCPECSRIIQLSANMVFSRDTKVTVFTALHGLCRRLPEEQASECESQVKIHLPKILQHTSSQWKPEEICEVFGLCATRKDRELQLHHVPSKDTSSSALGSEDVFNPVCTLCLMVIKKLETMLPKNMTEETLKKLMEEVCDLIPSSYKDQCNDFVDKYGAEIVEFLLSSAAPHTICSLLHLCLFETQPATEVDLISDCDSCQTLAALSRLHLGLNATEPQTSAFLQSVCALHPKAVPKCDAFTRIHGPQLQKILGNQMDVPHVCKKAGLCISSKKLEPLGSNPCTWGPNYWCKNINTAQECGNQVFCEKYMWKN